The Flavobacterium sp. K5-23 genome segment TTCAATGTTGCCTGCGCACATGCATATTGAGGTAGCAAGAGATTGTGTTGTTTGCAAGAAAAGTTTAGTTACAGCTTCGTATGTAAGTGATGAAATGCAAGAATTAGATGCAGCTGTAAAAGAGAACAATTTAGTTTTCATGAATGAAATTGGTCTTGATCCAGGGGTTGACCATATGAGTGCCATGAAAGTTATAGATGAAATAAGAGATAAAGGAGGTAAAATGCTGTTGTTTGAATCTTTTTGTGGAGGGCTAGTTGCTCCGGAATCAGACACGAATCTTTGGAATTATAAATTCACATGGGCTCCTCGTAATGTCGTTTTGGCTGGACAAGGTGGTGCTGCTATGTTTATTCAGGAAGGTGCATACAAGTATATTCCGTATTGTAATTTGTTTCGTAGAACTGAATTCCTGGATGTTGAAGATTATGGTCGTTTTGAAGCATATTCGAATAGAGATTCCCTAAAATATAGAAGTGTATATGGTCTTGATAAAGTTCAAACATTATATAGAGGTACAATTCGTCGTGTAGGATTTTCTAAAGCTTGGAATATGTTTGTACAATTAGGAATGACTGATGACACTTATGTATTAGAAGGTTCTGAAAACATGACCTATCGTCAATTTACAAATTCATTTTTGCCCTATCACCCAACGGATTCTGTTGAAATTAAAACGCGATTGATTCTTAAAATTGATCAAGATGATATCATGTGGGACAAACTTTTAGAATTAGACTTGTTTAGTAGAGATAAAAAAGTGGGTATGAAAAATGCTACTCCTGCTCAAATCCTTGAGAAAATTCTAAGTGATAAATGGACACTTCAAGAAGATGATAAAGATATGATTGTAATGTACCATAAATTCGGATATGAATTAGATGGTGTGAAAATGCAAATTGATTCAAAAATGGTTTGTATTGGTGACGATCAAACTTACACTGCTATGGCGAAAACGGTTGGTTTACCAGTAGCTATGGCTACATTGCAAATTCTAAATGGTAAGATTAAAACGCCAGGGGTTCAACTTCCCATTAATAAAGAAGTGTATTTGCCTATTCTAGAAGAATTAGAAGAGTATGGAGTTGTTTTTAAAGAACAATCGATGCCTTATATAGGTTATAAACAAGGTTAAAAGTAGTATTATTTA includes the following:
- a CDS encoding saccharopine dehydrogenase family protein; protein product: MRVILIIGAGRSASSLIQYLLGKSEKEKLHLIIGDLSLALAEKKTNNHPNATAIALDIFNDVQRKEAIQKADIVISMLPAHMHIEVARDCVVCKKSLVTASYVSDEMQELDAAVKENNLVFMNEIGLDPGVDHMSAMKVIDEIRDKGGKMLLFESFCGGLVAPESDTNLWNYKFTWAPRNVVLAGQGGAAMFIQEGAYKYIPYCNLFRRTEFLDVEDYGRFEAYSNRDSLKYRSVYGLDKVQTLYRGTIRRVGFSKAWNMFVQLGMTDDTYVLEGSENMTYRQFTNSFLPYHPTDSVEIKTRLILKIDQDDIMWDKLLELDLFSRDKKVGMKNATPAQILEKILSDKWTLQEDDKDMIVMYHKFGYELDGVKMQIDSKMVCIGDDQTYTAMAKTVGLPVAMATLQILNGKIKTPGVQLPINKEVYLPILEELEEYGVVFKEQSMPYIGYKQG